The following proteins come from a genomic window of Gadus morhua chromosome 11, gadMor3.0, whole genome shotgun sequence:
- the s100w gene encoding S100 calcium binding protein W — translation MSHLEQLIVSMVDVFEEYAGQEGKKNQISMDELKTLIDNEVSKPEFQKKIHAEDVTKAMDFLDKNHDGVVNFNEFSRCVATLARGYYKQKQGKGGKKGKGREEDEQEDQ, via the exons ATGTCTCACCTAGAGCAGCTGATCGTCTCCATGGTGGACGTGTTTGAGGAGTATGCCGGACAGGAGGGCAAGAAAAACCAGATTAGTATGGATGAGCTCAAGACTCTGATCGATAACGAAGTGTCCAAGCCTGAGTTCCAG AAAAAGATCCATGCAGAGGATGTGACCAAGGCCATGGATTTTCTGGACAAAAACCATGATGGAGTGGTGAACTTCAATGAGTTCTCTAGGTGTGTGGCCACCCTGGCCAGGGGATACTACAAGCAGAAGCAAGGCAAGGGAGGCAAGAAGGGCAAAGGCAGAGAAGAGGACGAACAGGAGGACCAATAG